From one Amycolatopsis sp. FDAARGOS 1241 genomic stretch:
- a CDS encoding YbaB/EbfC family nucleoid-associated protein — translation MTSAGGLGDLIRDPDEAIRRMDEWAAGFARKAERYAAAQQETERLRLTASSPDGTVKVTVGADGVVSDLVFGSKTRTMPPEELARMVLTTMRRAQAGITERVAEVMTENLGDEDQETRTALLSNLSSRFPDPDEPEDGPGEEPAPPVPPVPPVPPAPSGGAATPPPAGGATPPAAPPSAPPSRRPGGVDPDEQDNNPW, via the coding sequence ATGACCAGTGCGGGAGGGTTGGGTGACCTGATCAGGGACCCCGACGAGGCGATCCGGCGGATGGACGAGTGGGCGGCCGGGTTCGCCCGCAAGGCCGAGCGCTACGCGGCCGCCCAGCAGGAAACGGAACGGCTGCGCCTCACGGCGTCGAGCCCCGACGGCACCGTCAAGGTCACCGTCGGTGCCGACGGCGTGGTGTCCGACCTGGTCTTCGGGTCGAAGACGCGGACGATGCCGCCGGAGGAGCTGGCGCGCATGGTGCTGACCACCATGCGCCGCGCCCAGGCGGGCATCACCGAGCGCGTCGCCGAGGTCATGACCGAGAACCTCGGCGACGAGGACCAGGAAACCCGCACCGCGCTGCTTTCCAACCTCAGCAGCCGTTTCCCGGACCCCGACGAGCCCGAAGACGGTCCCGGCGAAGAACCGGCACCTCCGGTTCCTCCGGTTCCTCCGGTGCCGCCGGCACCGTCGGGTGGCGCGGCCACTCCGCCGCCGGCCGGTGGCGCGACTCCGCCTGCCGCCCCGCCCTCGGCGCCGCCTTCGCGCCGGCCGGGTGGGGTTGATCCGGACGAGCAGGACAACAACCCCTGGTGA
- a CDS encoding enoyl-CoA hydratase/isomerase family protein has protein sequence MSSRSEAVNFTVDGHLGRITIDQEATRNALSPEVIAGLDRAITAAEGCSVVVVRGRGGTLSAGAELKFLRSVLDDPEAVRDYITSIGVTLDRLEAAPFVSVCVIDGYAVAGGCEIMLACDLAVVSETAQIGDRHLEYGLLPGAGGSVRLTHAVAPAIARRLLYTGEIVDGATAASFGLVSSAVPAAELDDAVDALVARLSRHAPDALRSMKRLHRDALAAEPATAITAERETLLAHLAGPVAREGLAAFAERRQPRFSTL, from the coding sequence TTGTCATCAAGAAGTGAAGCCGTCAACTTCACCGTCGACGGGCACCTCGGCCGCATCACGATCGACCAGGAAGCCACCCGCAACGCGCTGAGTCCCGAAGTGATCGCCGGGCTGGACCGGGCGATCACGGCCGCCGAGGGCTGCTCGGTCGTGGTGGTCCGCGGGCGGGGCGGGACGCTGTCGGCCGGTGCGGAGCTGAAGTTCCTCCGGTCGGTGCTGGACGATCCAGAGGCGGTGCGCGACTACATCACCTCGATCGGCGTGACGCTCGACCGGCTGGAGGCCGCGCCGTTCGTGTCCGTGTGCGTGATCGACGGCTACGCGGTCGCCGGCGGCTGCGAGATCATGCTCGCGTGCGACCTCGCGGTGGTCAGCGAAACGGCGCAGATCGGCGACCGGCATCTCGAGTACGGCCTGCTGCCGGGAGCCGGCGGTTCGGTGCGGCTCACGCACGCTGTGGCGCCGGCCATCGCACGAAGGCTGCTCTACACCGGGGAAATCGTCGACGGGGCCACGGCGGCGAGCTTCGGGCTCGTGAGCAGCGCCGTGCCCGCGGCGGAGCTCGACGATGCCGTCGACGCGCTCGTCGCCCGCCTGTCGCGGCACGCCCCCGACGCGTTGCGGAGCATGAAACGCCTGCACCGCGACGCACTCGCCGCGGAGCCGGCGACGGCGATCACCGCCGAGCGCGAGACGCTGCTCGCGCACCTGGCCGGACCGGTCGCCCGCGAAGGGCTCGCCGCCTTCGCCGAGCGCAGACAGCCCCGGTTCAGCACACTCTGA
- a CDS encoding MaoC family dehydratase, which yields MSTDTERPVSGRWFEQLTVGTLVHHATRRTVTETDNVLFTTMTMNPAPMHLDADYASRSEFGKPLVNSMFTIALVVGLSVYELTLGTIVAQLGLSDVEFPKPVFAGDTIRVESEVVEARASKSRPRAGVVVFEHRAYNQRDELVCRARRTGLMHREPTGEQA from the coding sequence ATGAGCACAGACACCGAGCGCCCGGTTTCGGGCCGGTGGTTCGAACAGCTGACGGTGGGCACCCTCGTCCACCACGCGACGCGGCGCACCGTCACCGAGACCGACAACGTGCTGTTCACCACGATGACGATGAACCCGGCGCCCATGCACCTCGACGCCGACTACGCCTCGCGCAGCGAGTTCGGCAAGCCGCTGGTGAACAGCATGTTCACGATCGCGCTGGTGGTCGGGCTCTCGGTGTACGAGCTGACGCTCGGTACTATCGTCGCGCAGCTCGGACTGTCCGATGTGGAGTTCCCCAAGCCGGTGTTCGCCGGCGACACGATCCGCGTGGAGAGCGAGGTCGTGGAAGCCCGCGCCTCGAAGTCGCGGCCGCGCGCGGGGGTCGTGGTGTTCGAGCACCGGGCCTACAACCAGCGTGACGAGCTCGTGTGCCGGGCCCGGCGCACCGGGCTGATGCACCGCGAACCGACGGGGGAGCAGGCGTGA
- a CDS encoding nitroreductase family protein: MLDLSPDQLLSTTRAVRKRLDFTRDVPDDLIRECVALALQAPAGSNVVTARFVVVRDEAKRRAIGEIYGSIYAKYKASPGYPGNNAGATERDRVQSRVASSADYLGEHMGEAPVLVLACNEGPDRASAAAGVSNVLPATWSFMLAARARGLGTAWTSMHVAREKDVADVLGIPYETVVQTVLTPLAYTKGTDFRPASRPAPDEVTHWDQW; encoded by the coding sequence ATGCTCGATCTTTCCCCCGACCAGCTCCTGTCCACCACTCGCGCGGTCCGCAAACGCCTCGACTTCACCCGCGACGTCCCCGACGACCTCATCCGCGAATGCGTCGCACTGGCACTGCAAGCCCCGGCCGGCTCGAACGTGGTGACGGCCCGCTTCGTGGTCGTCCGCGACGAAGCCAAGCGCCGCGCCATCGGCGAGATCTACGGCTCCATCTACGCCAAGTACAAGGCCTCCCCCGGCTACCCGGGCAACAACGCGGGCGCCACCGAGCGCGACCGCGTGCAGTCGCGCGTGGCCAGCTCCGCCGACTACCTCGGCGAGCACATGGGCGAGGCCCCCGTGCTCGTCCTGGCCTGCAACGAGGGCCCCGACCGAGCTTCCGCGGCAGCCGGCGTGTCCAACGTCCTGCCCGCCACGTGGAGCTTCATGCTCGCCGCGCGCGCCCGCGGATTGGGTACGGCCTGGACGTCCATGCACGTCGCCCGCGAAAAGGACGTCGCGGACGTCCTCGGCATTCCTTACGAGACGGTCGTGCAGACTGTGCTGACTCCGCTGGCGTACACGAAGGGCACGGACTTCCGCCCGGCTTCCCGGCCCGCTCCGGACGAGGTCACCCACTGGGACCAGTGGTGA
- a CDS encoding ATP-dependent acyl-CoA ligase: MRYYEIDQRTTAHILADKAARVGDRPFLHWAGRTYTYRDLDEITNRYANGFADLGITRGDHVAMMMPNGPEFLWTLWGLGKLGAVAVPLNTAAKGELLRYFLDQSDSTAICVAGELLPRVAAVLSEVPGVRTVLGLGADPAQLAALEGIATHDLATLHDASAEPPRLAEPVRWNDPHLILYTSGTTGPSKGAICPQAQGHAVGHQMASLNGYRQDDVLYTCLPVFHGNALWYTVYAALWAEASVALYPHFSASRFWSQIRESRATVFNALGAMANIIWQQPPSEQDRDHSVRICMMVPNSRELAEGFLERYGTRVTSVYAMTENCAVTVFSPEDPLEKVPSAGRVRPDMSVRIFDDDGLPVPTGEVGEICLRPNEPGMTMLEYYKMPDATVGATRDLWFHTGDRGSLDEDGYLFFSDRKKEAIRRRGENISAYEVETIVCRHPAILEAAAVPVASELGEDDLMVYLVTEDGASASYEEIIAFCDEHMPYFMVPRYLEFIDRLPKTPSEKIEKYKLKTAAAKRVGELWDREAAGIVIKK; the protein is encoded by the coding sequence ATGCGCTACTACGAGATCGACCAGAGGACGACCGCGCACATCCTCGCCGACAAAGCCGCCCGCGTCGGCGACCGGCCGTTCCTCCATTGGGCCGGGCGCACTTACACCTACCGGGACCTCGACGAGATCACCAACCGCTACGCCAACGGGTTCGCGGACCTCGGCATCACGAGGGGCGACCACGTGGCGATGATGATGCCCAACGGCCCGGAGTTCCTGTGGACGCTCTGGGGCCTGGGCAAGCTCGGCGCCGTGGCGGTGCCGCTCAACACCGCAGCTAAGGGCGAGCTGCTGCGCTACTTCCTCGACCAGTCCGATTCCACGGCGATCTGCGTGGCGGGGGAGCTGCTCCCGCGCGTCGCCGCCGTGCTGTCCGAGGTTCCCGGCGTGCGCACGGTGCTGGGGCTCGGCGCCGACCCGGCACAGCTCGCCGCGCTCGAGGGCATCGCGACACACGACTTGGCGACCCTGCACGACGCGTCTGCGGAACCGCCGCGGCTCGCCGAACCCGTGCGCTGGAACGATCCCCACCTGATCCTGTACACGTCCGGCACCACCGGCCCGTCGAAGGGCGCGATCTGCCCGCAGGCACAGGGACACGCGGTCGGCCACCAGATGGCTTCCCTCAACGGGTACCGACAGGACGACGTGCTCTACACCTGTCTGCCCGTCTTCCACGGCAACGCGCTCTGGTACACCGTGTACGCCGCGCTGTGGGCGGAGGCGTCCGTGGCGCTCTACCCGCACTTCTCGGCGAGCCGGTTCTGGTCGCAGATCCGCGAATCACGCGCCACCGTGTTCAACGCGCTCGGTGCGATGGCGAACATCATCTGGCAACAGCCGCCGTCCGAACAGGACCGCGACCACTCCGTGCGGATCTGCATGATGGTTCCGAACTCCCGCGAGCTGGCCGAAGGGTTCCTCGAGCGCTACGGCACGCGCGTCACCTCGGTCTACGCCATGACGGAGAACTGCGCGGTCACGGTGTTCAGCCCGGAGGACCCGCTGGAGAAGGTCCCATCGGCGGGCCGCGTGCGCCCGGACATGAGCGTGCGGATCTTCGACGACGACGGCCTGCCGGTGCCCACGGGCGAGGTGGGCGAGATCTGCCTGCGGCCCAACGAACCCGGCATGACGATGCTGGAGTACTACAAGATGCCGGACGCCACGGTCGGCGCCACGCGCGACCTGTGGTTCCACACCGGCGACCGCGGTTCGCTCGACGAAGACGGCTACCTGTTCTTCTCCGACCGCAAGAAGGAAGCCATCCGCCGCCGCGGTGAGAACATCTCGGCGTACGAGGTCGAGACGATCGTCTGCCGGCACCCGGCGATCCTCGAGGCCGCCGCCGTGCCGGTCGCCTCCGAGCTCGGTGAGGACGACCTCATGGTCTACCTCGTCACCGAGGACGGCGCTTCCGCATCGTACGAAGAGATCATCGCGTTCTGCGACGAGCACATGCCGTACTTCATGGTGCCGCGCTACCTCGAGTTCATCGACCGGCTGCCCAAGACGCCGAGCGAGAAGATCGAGAAGTACAAGCTGAAGACCGCCGCCGCGAAGCGCGTCGGCGAGCTGTGGGACCGGGAGGCCGCGGGCATTGTCATCAAGAAGTGA
- a CDS encoding MaoC/PaaZ C-terminal domain-containing protein, whose amino-acid sequence MITEYFDKIKLGDRHVSRARTITETDIVQFAMFTGDWHPAHTDAEYFGQDPVFGGRVAHGALSLSVALGLVTFWPEAMKAFYGIDKLRFVTPVRVGDTIHVETEVTELTPRGAGKGVVTSAFRILNQRGETVLAATLKTLVVTEEAARR is encoded by the coding sequence GTGATCACCGAGTACTTCGACAAGATCAAGCTCGGCGACCGGCACGTCAGCCGGGCCCGCACGATCACCGAGACGGACATCGTGCAGTTCGCGATGTTCACCGGCGACTGGCACCCGGCGCACACCGACGCCGAGTACTTCGGCCAGGACCCCGTGTTCGGCGGCCGCGTCGCCCACGGCGCGCTGTCGCTTTCGGTCGCGCTGGGGCTGGTCACGTTCTGGCCCGAGGCGATGAAAGCCTTCTACGGCATCGACAAGCTCCGCTTCGTCACGCCGGTGCGCGTCGGCGACACGATCCACGTCGAGACCGAGGTCACCGAGCTGACGCCGCGCGGCGCCGGCAAGGGCGTGGTCACTTCGGCGTTCCGGATTCTCAACCAGCGCGGTGAAACCGTGCTCGCGGCGACGCTGAAGACGCTGGTGGTCACCGAGGAGGCGGCGCGGCGATGA
- a CDS encoding TetR/AcrR family transcriptional regulator gives MPERATDYVTPIVEIAASLFARKGYHGTSMRDIGREVGVHAGSLYVHIQSKEDLLESIVHSIMERSERDMEEILAGGGTATQQLRQVAARDLKLIAENKEFATVFFHEWRNLSEPRQQAVIASRDRWETGLRSIITRGITDGEFRAADPRIAGIALTSILNWAYVWYSPEGSLTTDQLAEQFADLLIEGLRAH, from the coding sequence GTGCCCGAACGAGCCACCGACTACGTGACGCCGATCGTCGAAATCGCCGCGAGCCTGTTCGCCCGCAAGGGCTACCACGGTACGTCGATGCGCGACATCGGGCGGGAGGTCGGCGTGCACGCCGGCAGCCTGTACGTGCACATCCAGAGCAAGGAGGACCTGCTGGAGTCGATCGTGCACAGCATCATGGAGCGCTCGGAGCGCGACATGGAGGAGATCCTCGCGGGCGGGGGCACGGCCACGCAGCAACTGCGCCAGGTCGCCGCGCGCGACCTCAAGCTCATCGCCGAGAACAAGGAGTTCGCCACCGTCTTCTTCCACGAGTGGCGCAACCTCAGCGAACCGCGCCAGCAGGCCGTCATCGCCAGCCGTGACCGCTGGGAGACGGGACTGCGCAGCATCATCACCCGCGGCATCACCGACGGCGAGTTCCGCGCTGCCGATCCGCGCATCGCGGGCATCGCGCTGACGAGCATCCTGAACTGGGCGTACGTGTGGTATTCGCCGGAAGGTTCGCTGACGACGGATCAGCTGGCGGAGCAGTTCGCGGATCTGCTGATCGAGGGGTTGCGCGCGCACTGA
- a CDS encoding RHS repeat-associated core domain-containing protein yields MSNPLIAPTVDSTKAYSGISLLETANDLSSAIESGDWASVAMGAVGTALDALSVAMDPFGAILAAGVSWLMEHVGPLKDALNGLTGNADQIKAQSETWANVAKELGSVADDLNSAVSSDLQAWSGDASDAYRQRAQDLGTTLQAAQKGCEGASSGVKTAGEVVAAVRTLVRDIISELVGHLISWALQVVFTLGVGLAWVVPQVVSAVAKTASQITSIVTKLVKALKALIPLLKKAGTLFEDAGKALKGLKGGKVSSAGKGGDVGGMPKDPPKPVGGGGGTPKGGGDGAPPPAKSGGDDSTHSSSAGGGGSHGGGGTPPPKTEAPAPPKTDTGDGPTVTSGAGGGGAPKGGGSSGPKSPGKVPDKPEPPRDRSVGTDNRVCESDPVDIATGDVVMTQVDLLMPGLPELALERTHISSYRAGRVFGSTWSSTLDQRIEFDDEHACYFSADGMILVYPLPRAGEAVLPVEGPRLPLVATEAGYRLADPLQQVSLEFAAVPGARRGLVPLVAIEHESGERIDLQYGPSAVPVGLSRSDGRAVRLLSEGGRITAIEVADGDASVSVAKFGYNRFGQLTKVANSSGLPAGYDYDVHGRMVGWQDRTGTWYRYVYDADGRCVRTVGPQGFYSGSFAYDRERLITRYSDSLGNVTEYHLNEANQMLRRVDPLGSVTGFVWDRYDRLLESVDPLGHTTAYSYDEYGALVSVTRPDGSVVEVSGGGTGLTITVRDGDRHWSRTYTGENVPDPLIDPVGVSASLSYTELIDRQNAAPEVAAAGAGAPADTDPAGQSEPRDVFGRVTTMLNRSRRPVRLGWTVEGEENLRVHPSGAREARRYDPEGNEVEHVNGAGFVTRTEYGPFGLRTASIDASGARTTYAYDTELRLTTVTNPLGLQWTYRHDAVGRLVEEVDFDGRVLRFDYDRAGRLVRSVNGAGDRTEYVYDQLGNVLERRTPTGTTRYSYDPVGRMIHATIGDVELRIEYAADGTLLSETVDGRTVTTSRDQNGATVRRTPSGVESVWRFDTAGNPDALTVGRHSVEFSHDEGGREIVRTVDGRVVVSQAFDGDENLVEQSVRTAESERSRRFTYRSDGFLTGIDDEVAGPTRLLLDAIGRVVELQTTQGDRHYRYDDLGNVTESGEPVAAATTGIRRYAGNALVAAGATEYEHDLQGRVVSRREGDRVWRYTWDAHDRLVGLLTPDGSRWSYRYDPVGRRIGKQRLVAAAGSWHVTESFVFTWSGSQLVEQSHTNEAGRQVITTWEYHPKDDRPILQLGQPSTVDEEFFSIVTDLLGTPTELLDADGATAWRDSVGLWDRSGGTALTPLRFPGQYADAESGLHYNVYRYYDPATGRYLSQDPLGLGPAENPAAYVPNPFAACDPLGLAAKKGGCGAGGSGKGKTPDRPGGGGDVSKVPDTKGKGAANGTHPAGAEPGMPSASSSSGTRQPTHAYHNLDGTGYHTAGQNMFNQYYPPAKPGWPGRPNDLGGAIPSTSSSAHNPYIPANATQRPPTHPAVIDPNGPGPSVHAGHGTPQAQQQFLDTHFPNHGQINPNFGTNQGYGLNCNQCIVSVDAVNAGHPVTHAPPMSSGSFAGTEFLKNKYGGTEYHNTTYGEITQKITQQGGAGVVYINRPPAGGLPGSAHVFNVVHHPQYGAVYLDGQTGKLANLEALTHQGGAVDRVDLMHYFPNY; encoded by the coding sequence GTGAGCAATCCGTTGATTGCGCCGACGGTCGATTCGACGAAGGCGTATTCCGGGATTTCGCTGTTGGAGACGGCGAACGATCTGTCGTCGGCGATCGAGTCGGGGGACTGGGCGTCGGTGGCGATGGGTGCGGTCGGCACCGCGCTGGATGCGCTCTCGGTGGCGATGGATCCGTTCGGGGCGATTCTGGCTGCGGGTGTGTCGTGGTTGATGGAGCACGTCGGCCCGCTCAAGGACGCGCTCAACGGGTTGACGGGGAATGCGGATCAGATCAAGGCGCAGTCGGAGACGTGGGCGAATGTCGCCAAGGAGCTGGGCAGCGTTGCGGATGATCTGAACAGCGCGGTGAGTTCGGATCTGCAGGCCTGGTCGGGGGATGCGTCGGATGCGTATCGGCAGCGGGCGCAGGATCTGGGCACGACGTTGCAGGCGGCGCAGAAGGGCTGTGAGGGCGCGTCGTCCGGGGTGAAGACCGCGGGTGAGGTCGTGGCGGCGGTGCGGACGCTGGTGCGCGACATCATTTCGGAGCTGGTCGGGCATTTGATCAGTTGGGCGTTGCAGGTGGTGTTCACCCTCGGTGTCGGGTTGGCGTGGGTGGTGCCTCAGGTGGTCAGCGCGGTCGCCAAGACCGCTTCGCAGATCACCTCGATCGTGACGAAGCTGGTGAAGGCGCTCAAGGCGCTGATCCCGTTGTTGAAGAAGGCCGGGACGCTGTTCGAGGACGCCGGTAAGGCGTTGAAGGGCCTCAAGGGTGGCAAGGTCTCGTCGGCGGGCAAGGGTGGCGACGTCGGCGGCATGCCGAAGGACCCGCCCAAGCCCGTCGGTGGTGGTGGGGGCACCCCGAAGGGCGGGGGCGACGGTGCGCCACCACCGGCCAAGTCGGGGGGTGATGACTCCACGCACTCCTCCAGCGCCGGTGGCGGGGGCAGCCACGGCGGTGGCGGCACCCCGCCCCCGAAGACCGAGGCGCCAGCGCCTCCGAAGACCGACACCGGTGACGGTCCGACGGTGACTTCCGGTGCGGGTGGAGGCGGTGCTCCGAAGGGCGGCGGTTCCTCCGGCCCCAAGTCGCCGGGCAAGGTGCCGGACAAGCCGGAACCCCCGCGCGACCGTTCGGTGGGCACCGACAACCGCGTGTGCGAGTCGGACCCGGTCGACATCGCGACCGGTGACGTCGTGATGACCCAGGTGGACCTCCTCATGCCGGGTCTTCCGGAGTTGGCGCTGGAGCGCACGCACATCTCCTCCTACCGGGCCGGCCGGGTGTTCGGTTCGACGTGGTCGTCTACTTTGGACCAGCGGATCGAGTTCGACGACGAGCACGCTTGCTACTTCTCGGCGGACGGCATGATCCTCGTGTACCCGTTGCCGCGCGCCGGTGAGGCCGTGTTGCCGGTCGAGGGTCCGCGGTTGCCGCTCGTCGCGACCGAGGCTGGGTACCGGCTGGCCGACCCGCTGCAGCAGGTGAGCCTCGAATTCGCCGCGGTGCCGGGCGCCCGCCGTGGCCTGGTTCCGCTGGTGGCGATCGAGCACGAGTCCGGCGAGCGGATCGACCTGCAGTACGGTCCGTCCGCGGTGCCGGTCGGGCTGAGCCGCTCCGACGGCCGGGCTGTCCGGCTACTGAGCGAGGGGGGACGGATCACCGCGATCGAGGTCGCCGACGGCGACGCCTCGGTGTCGGTGGCGAAATTCGGGTACAACCGGTTCGGCCAGCTGACGAAGGTCGCGAACTCGTCGGGCCTGCCTGCGGGGTACGACTACGACGTGCACGGCCGCATGGTCGGGTGGCAGGACCGGACGGGTACCTGGTACCGCTACGTCTACGACGCCGACGGCCGCTGCGTGCGCACGGTCGGTCCGCAGGGCTTCTACAGCGGGTCGTTCGCCTACGACCGTGAGCGTTTGATCACGCGTTACTCGGACTCGCTGGGCAACGTTACGGAATACCACCTCAACGAGGCCAACCAGATGCTGCGCCGCGTCGACCCGCTGGGGAGCGTGACGGGTTTCGTGTGGGACCGCTACGACCGGCTGCTGGAGAGCGTCGACCCGCTGGGGCACACGACTGCCTACTCCTACGACGAGTACGGTGCGCTGGTCTCGGTGACCCGTCCCGACGGTTCCGTCGTCGAGGTGAGCGGGGGTGGAACCGGACTGACCATCACCGTCCGGGACGGCGACCGGCACTGGAGCCGCACCTACACGGGCGAGAACGTGCCCGACCCGCTGATCGACCCGGTCGGCGTGTCGGCCTCGTTGAGCTACACGGAGCTGATCGACCGGCAGAACGCCGCACCGGAGGTGGCGGCCGCCGGCGCAGGAGCACCCGCCGACACTGACCCGGCGGGCCAGTCGGAGCCGCGCGACGTGTTCGGCCGCGTGACCACAATGCTCAACCGCTCGCGGCGGCCGGTCCGGCTCGGCTGGACCGTCGAGGGCGAGGAAAACCTGAGGGTCCATCCGTCCGGGGCTCGTGAGGCGCGGCGGTACGACCCCGAGGGCAACGAGGTCGAGCACGTCAACGGCGCTGGGTTCGTGACCCGGACCGAGTACGGGCCGTTCGGGTTGCGAACGGCGTCGATCGACGCCTCCGGTGCGAGGACCACCTACGCCTACGACACCGAGCTTCGGCTCACCACGGTCACCAACCCGCTGGGGTTGCAATGGACCTACCGCCACGACGCGGTAGGCCGGCTGGTGGAAGAGGTCGACTTCGACGGGCGCGTGCTGCGGTTCGACTACGACCGCGCCGGGCGCCTGGTCCGGTCGGTCAACGGAGCCGGTGACCGGACCGAGTACGTCTACGACCAGCTCGGCAACGTCCTCGAACGGCGGACTCCGACGGGGACGACCCGCTACTCGTACGATCCGGTGGGACGGATGATCCACGCCACAATCGGCGACGTCGAGCTGCGGATCGAGTACGCCGCCGACGGCACGTTGCTCAGTGAGACCGTCGACGGTCGAACGGTGACCACCAGCCGAGACCAGAACGGCGCGACGGTCCGGCGTACGCCTTCCGGAGTGGAGAGCGTGTGGCGCTTCGACACCGCGGGCAATCCTGATGCGCTGACGGTCGGCAGGCACTCCGTCGAGTTCAGCCACGACGAAGGTGGCCGCGAAATCGTTCGGACGGTCGACGGCCGGGTGGTTGTCTCGCAGGCCTTCGACGGCGACGAGAACTTGGTCGAGCAGTCCGTGCGGACCGCCGAATCCGAGCGAAGCCGCCGGTTCACCTACCGGAGCGACGGGTTCCTCACTGGGATCGACGACGAGGTCGCCGGCCCGACGCGGCTGCTGCTCGACGCGATCGGCCGGGTCGTGGAACTGCAGACGACGCAAGGCGACCGGCACTACCGCTACGACGACCTCGGCAACGTGACCGAGTCTGGCGAGCCGGTGGCCGCAGCCACCACCGGGATCCGGCGCTACGCCGGGAATGCTCTGGTGGCCGCGGGTGCCACGGAATACGAGCACGACCTGCAGGGGCGGGTGGTATCGCGCCGCGAAGGCGACCGGGTGTGGCGCTACACCTGGGACGCGCACGATCGGCTGGTCGGACTGCTGACGCCCGACGGCAGCCGGTGGAGCTACCGCTACGACCCCGTGGGGCGCCGCATCGGCAAGCAGCGGCTGGTGGCCGCCGCAGGGTCGTGGCACGTCACCGAGAGTTTCGTCTTCACCTGGAGCGGCTCACAACTGGTGGAGCAGAGCCACACCAACGAGGCGGGGCGGCAGGTCATCACCACCTGGGAATACCACCCGAAGGACGACCGCCCGATCCTGCAGCTCGGCCAGCCGTCCACTGTGGACGAGGAGTTCTTCTCCATCGTCACCGATCTGCTTGGTACTCCGACGGAGCTTCTCGACGCCGATGGGGCCACGGCGTGGCGCGACAGCGTCGGGCTGTGGGACCGGTCGGGCGGCACGGCGCTCACGCCGCTGCGCTTCCCCGGCCAGTACGCGGATGCCGAATCGGGCCTGCACTACAACGTCTACCGATACTACGATCCGGCTACCGGCCGCTACCTGAGCCAGGACCCGCTCGGCCTCGGGCCCGCCGAGAATCCCGCCGCCTACGTCCCCAACCCGTTCGCGGCCTGCGACCCCCTGGGTCTCGCGGCGAAGAAGGGCGGCTGCGGCGCCGGCGGTTCCGGCAAGGGCAAGACGCCCGACCGGCCCGGCGGCGGTGGAGACGTCAGCAAGGTCCCGGACACGAAGGGCAAGGGCGCGGCAAACGGCACCCACCCGGCGGGAGCCGAACCCGGCATGCCCAGCGCGTCGTCTTCGTCGGGGACGAGGCAGCCGACGCACGCCTACCACAACCTCGATGGCACCGGTTACCACACGGCCGGCCAGAACATGTTCAACCAGTACTACCCGCCGGCCAAGCCCGGCTGGCCGGGCCGGCCGAACGATCTCGGCGGCGCGATCCCGTCCACGAGTTCGTCCGCGCACAATCCCTACATCCCGGCGAACGCCACACAGCGGCCGCCGACACACCCGGCCGTGATCGACCCCAATGGACCGGGCCCCTCGGTGCACGCCGGGCACGGTACGCCCCAAGCGCAGCAGCAGTTCCTGGACACGCACTTCCCCAACCACGGCCAGATCAACCCGAACTTCGGTACGAACCAGGGGTACGGTCTGAACTGCAACCAGTGCATCGTCAGCGTGGACGCGGTGAACGCGGGTCACCCCGTCACGCACGCGCCGCCGATGTCGTCCGGCTCCTTCGCCGGCACCGAGTTCCTGAAGAACAAATACGGCGGAACGGAATACCACAACACCACTTACGGCGAAATCACGCAGAAGATCACCCAGCAAGGTGGCGCCGGAGTCGTCTACATCAACCGGCCGCCCGCCGGTGGCTTGCCCGGTTCGGCACACGTGTTCAACGTCGTGCACCACCCGCAGTACGGTGCGGTCTATCTTGACGGGCAGACGGGCAAGCTGGCCAACCTCGAGGCGTTGACCCACCAGGGCGGTGCGGTCGACCGGGTCGATCTCATGCACTACTTCCCGAACTACTAG
- a CDS encoding YrhB domain-containing protein has protein sequence MDRDNALAAARALLDQETAAIPEDSPFHDMVIRDEQVVQHPAGWLVPFNTRRYLETEDFAVAAVPNLVMVPGDGSPAHFPPSAVPVDRYLEAVTAGEIGWGQLPQT, from the coding sequence ATGGACCGGGACAACGCGCTGGCGGCGGCACGGGCGCTACTGGACCAGGAAACCGCCGCGATTCCTGAGGACTCCCCGTTTCACGACATGGTGATCCGGGACGAGCAGGTCGTGCAGCATCCGGCCGGCTGGCTGGTGCCGTTCAACACCAGGCGGTACCTGGAGACCGAGGACTTCGCCGTGGCCGCGGTGCCCAACCTGGTCATGGTGCCCGGCGACGGCTCGCCCGCGCACTTCCCACCCAGCGCGGTTCCGGTCGACCGCTACCTGGAGGCGGTCACCGCGGGCGAGATCGGCTGGGGGCAGCTGCCTCAGACCTGA